The Candidatus Omnitrophota bacterium genome has a window encoding:
- a CDS encoding SGNH/GDSL hydrolase family protein, protein MKDYNKESLFTAAGKFIFGTGIIFLLLFLFYQKSLILSLDPNPNLSEITVEKIKLTRLYLLSISLVLIFISGAAKMLPVFNRYINRIMAIKPVRYFLLIMLPIVIFELYFQPLALQKPTILMRDDDLIWKLRPNSESIWAEAIVKINSKGLRGPELDYAKPADTKRILYLGDSITFGFSLKSYDQTFPCQVEEILEEDNNRKVETINAGVGGYSPWQEYIYLSKEGINYDPDLVVVAFTLTDVSEKLGLRRFGGDSEGAQLAASAITIFDWLSNKSRILYFIKEAVTNLRFNGDIEKMVPVEEGLKITQLIDEANDPDIKNAWEITLNNLGKIFDFCKSGNVPVILVIFPVASQFDDVENMSGPQLFVSRFASKKNVLSLDLLPLLSQRVKNKKVDLEDYFLGPLHLSAEGNKVVAELIADFIKESNILYF, encoded by the coding sequence ATGAAGGATTACAATAAGGAGTCTCTTTTTACTGCAGCTGGAAAGTTTATTTTTGGCACAGGTATCATCTTTTTACTGCTTTTTTTATTTTATCAGAAGTCATTAATTCTGTCTTTAGATCCTAATCCAAATTTGTCTGAAATTACAGTTGAGAAAATAAAACTTACCAGGCTTTATTTATTATCGATATCTTTGGTGTTGATTTTCATATCAGGGGCAGCAAAGATGTTGCCGGTTTTTAACCGTTATATAAATCGAATAATGGCAATTAAACCAGTGCGGTATTTTTTGTTGATAATGCTGCCGATAGTTATTTTCGAACTATACTTTCAACCTTTAGCTTTGCAAAAACCGACAATTTTAATGCGGGATGATGATTTAATCTGGAAATTACGGCCAAATAGCGAATCTATATGGGCTGAAGCGATAGTAAAGATAAATTCCAAAGGCTTAAGGGGTCCCGAGTTAGATTACGCTAAACCGGCTGATACAAAAAGAATCCTTTATTTGGGCGATTCTATAACTTTTGGTTTTAGCTTGAAAAGCTACGATCAAACATTTCCCTGTCAGGTTGAGGAAATTTTAGAGGAAGATAATAATAGAAAAGTTGAAACAATAAATGCCGGTGTGGGCGGTTATTCTCCCTGGCAGGAATATATCTATTTATCAAAAGAAGGTATTAACTATGATCCGGATTTAGTTGTAGTCGCTTTTACCTTAACCGATGTTAGTGAGAAGCTTGGCTTGAGACGATTCGGCGGCGACAGCGAAGGGGCTCAGCTGGCAGCTTCGGCTATTACGATATTTGATTGGTTAAGTAACAAAAGCCGCATTTTATATTTCATAAAGGAGGCGGTTACTAACCTAAGATTCAACGGCGATATTGAAAAAATGGTACCGGTTGAAGAAGGGCTTAAAATTACCCAGCTAATAGATGAAGCAAACGATCCGGACATTAAAAATGCATGGGAGATTACCTTAAATAATCTTGGTAAAATATTCGATTTTTGTAAAAGTGGAAATGTCCCGGTAATATTAGTTATTTTTCCGGTAGCGTCTCAATTTGATGATGTTGAGAACATGTCAGGGCCACAACTTTTTGTGAGCAGGTTTGCTAGTAAAAAAAATGTTCTGTCATTGGACTTGCTGCCTTTGTTATCTCAGAGAGTCAAAAATAAAAAAGTAGACCTAGAAGATTATTTTTTGGGTCCACTTCACTTATCAGCTGAGGGAAATAAGGTAGTTGCTGAATTAATAGCTGACTTTATTAAGGAAAGTAATATTTTATATTTTTGA
- the larE gene encoding ATP-dependent sacrificial sulfur transferase LarE, with amino-acid sequence MSKTLNIEDLDRAVLRKLETLQSIFSDMGSALIAYSGGVDSTLLTKVAKDVLKSKAVAVTSESETYPLRESRQAKELARQLGIRHIIINTRELDNEEFSKNSPQRCYFCKKELFSRLLDLAKQHSLDYVVEGSNHDDRSDYRPGLKAIEELGIRSPLKEAELTKKEIRILSKMFGLSSWNKPSFACLSSRFPYGTKITKDGLIKVDRAEGVLLKFGFSQLRVRIHGPIARIEVPKEDISLFFKAGLSDRVVEEFKKIGFFYVTLDLAGYETGSMNKLLKSEDKFGY; translated from the coding sequence ATGAGTAAAACCTTAAATATTGAAGATTTGGATAGGGCTGTACTTAGGAAATTGGAAACTCTGCAGAGTATTTTTTCTGATATGGGAAGTGCTTTAATAGCCTATTCCGGAGGTGTAGATAGCACGCTTTTAACCAAGGTGGCCAAGGATGTTCTAAAAAGTAAGGCGGTTGCTGTGACTTCAGAGTCAGAAACTTATCCTTTACGGGAATCAAGGCAGGCTAAGGAATTGGCAAGGCAGCTGGGAATAAGGCATATTATTATTAATACCCGTGAACTAGATAATGAAGAGTTTTCTAAAAATTCACCTCAAAGATGTTATTTTTGCAAAAAAGAATTGTTTTCCAGACTTTTGGATTTAGCAAAACAGCATAGTTTAGATTATGTTGTTGAGGGCTCAAATCACGACGATCGGTCTGATTATCGGCCGGGCCTAAAGGCAATAGAGGAACTAGGCATAAGAAGTCCTTTAAAAGAAGCCGAGCTAACCAAGAAAGAAATCAGAATACTTTCGAAGATGTTCGGTTTAAGCTCTTGGAATAAACCGTCTTTTGCCTGCCTATCTTCAAGATTCCCTTACGGAACTAAAATAACCAAAGATGGATTAATAAAGGTTGATCGGGCTGAGGGGGTGTTGCTTAAATTTGGCTTTAGCCAGTTAAGAGTAAGAATACATGGGCCAATAGCAAGGATAGAGGTTCCCAAGGAAGATATTTCTTTATTTTTTAAGGCTGGTTTGTCAGACAGAGTTGTTGAAGAATTTAAAAAAATCGGTTTTTTCTATGTAACTTTAGATTTGGCAGGTTATGAAACTGGCAGTATGAATAAGCTGCTTAAGAGCGAGGATAAATTTGGATACTAA
- the larB gene encoding nickel pincer cofactor biosynthesis protein LarB, translating into MDTKRLKKLLQDIKSGKKNVASAMRALKSLPFEDLGFAKVDTHRDLRCGFSEVVFCQGKTLNQVTTIVKKLSLVNSCVLATKADKKVYRAIKRIRKNAVYYEQAKIVVIGKNKKLKSEKTILVVSAGTSDIPVAEEAAVTAMVLGNKVQKVYDVGVAGVHRLLKHKQKLFKASVIIVVAGMEGALASIVGGLVDKPVIAVPTSVGYGASFKGLSALLTMLNCCAPGITVVNIDNGFGAGYAASIINRQ; encoded by the coding sequence TTGGATACTAAAAGACTAAAAAAATTACTTCAGGATATAAAATCGGGCAAAAAAAATGTAGCCTCAGCTATGCGGGCATTAAAGTCTCTACCTTTTGAGGATTTAGGTTTTGCTAAGGTGGATACTCATAGAGATTTACGTTGTGGATTCTCAGAAGTCGTATTCTGTCAGGGGAAAACTTTAAACCAAGTAACAACTATCGTTAAAAAACTTTCCTTGGTTAACTCTTGTGTTTTGGCAACTAAAGCCGATAAAAAGGTTTATAGGGCTATAAAACGAATCAGAAAGAATGCTGTTTATTATGAACAGGCAAAAATAGTAGTTATTGGAAAAAATAAAAAGTTAAAGTCAGAAAAAACTATTTTGGTTGTCAGTGCCGGTACTTCGGATATTCCAGTAGCCGAAGAAGCCGCGGTTACAGCCATGGTTTTAGGCAATAAAGTTCAAAAGGTATATGATGTGGGGGTCGCCGGTGTACACCGGTTGCTTAAACATAAACAAAAACTGTTTAAAGCCAGTGTGATTATAGTTGTTGCCGGAATGGAGGGGGCCTTGGCAAGTATAGTCGGAGGGTTGGTGGATAAGCCGGTTATAGCTGTTCCTACCAGTGTGGGTTATGGAGCAAGCTTTAAGGGACTTTCGGCATTACTTACTATGCTTAATTGCTGTGCTCCGGGAATTACAGTGGTAAATATAGATAATGGATTTGGGGCAGGGTACGCTGCTAGTATAATAAATCGACAATGA
- the larC gene encoding nickel pincer cofactor biosynthesis protein LarC, whose product MKIAYFDCFCGISGDMILGAFLDCGLDIEDLRKELNKLKLSDYQIKIEKVKKGVISGTKFSVDIKKQKIERSLKDILKIIGESNLDADIKKSSRETFELLAKVEAEIHNQDIEKIHFHEVGAVDSIVDIVGAFIGIKLLGIECIYSSKIHVGDGFVRCQHGTLPVPSPATIALLKGIPIYSKGIDSELVTPTGACIIRKVSKGFGLLPDMEIKKIGYGGGRKDLSIPNLLRIFIGETEEDNIYDNDEVILIETNIDDMSPEAVGYISERLLSRDALDVFTTPIFMKKNRPAVTLSILTEPSKLDDMLSCLFSETTTFGIRMRGFKRRKLLRKIAMIDTKFGPIAVKVGRTSEGIKTIAPEYESCKQVAQKENIPFKNIYSEVKKIADQVLKET is encoded by the coding sequence ATGAAGATAGCTTATTTTGATTGTTTTTGTGGGATAAGTGGGGATATGATTTTGGGGGCATTTTTGGACTGTGGGTTAGATATTGAAGATTTGCGAAAAGAATTGAATAAGTTAAAGTTATCCGATTATCAAATAAAAATTGAGAAAGTAAAAAAAGGTGTTATCTCAGGTACTAAATTCAGCGTTGACATAAAAAAACAAAAAATCGAGCGTAGCTTAAAAGATATCCTTAAGATTATAGGAGAAAGTAATTTGGATGCTGATATAAAAAAATCATCCAGAGAGACATTTGAGTTGTTAGCAAAGGTAGAAGCCGAAATACATAATCAAGATATAGAAAAAATACATTTTCATGAAGTAGGGGCAGTTGATTCTATAGTAGATATAGTGGGAGCTTTTATAGGAATAAAACTTTTAGGTATTGAATGTATTTATTCGTCAAAGATTCATGTCGGGGATGGCTTTGTTAGGTGTCAGCATGGTACTTTGCCTGTTCCTTCGCCGGCCACGATAGCTTTGCTAAAAGGCATTCCGATTTATTCAAAAGGGATAGACTCTGAATTGGTTACGCCTACTGGAGCTTGCATTATAAGGAAAGTTTCTAAAGGGTTCGGTCTCTTACCAGACATGGAGATAAAAAAAATAGGCTATGGCGGAGGAAGAAAAGATTTGTCAATTCCTAATCTTTTAAGAATTTTTATAGGGGAAACCGAGGAGGATAATATATACGATAATGATGAAGTAATACTTATTGAGACAAACATAGATGATATGAGCCCCGAGGCAGTAGGCTATATTTCAGAAAGATTGCTTAGCCGAGATGCTTTGGATGTTTTCACTACTCCAATTTTTATGAAAAAAAACCGGCCGGCAGTAACTTTAAGTATTTTGACCGAACCTAGCAAGCTCGACGACATGCTTTCTTGTTTATTCTCGGAAACAACTACCTTTGGTATAAGGATGCGTGGTTTTAAGCGGAGAAAACTTTTACGCAAGATTGCTATGATTGATACAAAGTTTGGTCCGATTGCGGTTAAAGTTGGCCGGACTAGTGAAGGGATAAAGACTATCGCTCCTGAATATGAATCTTGTAAACAAGTTGCTCAAAAGGAAAATATTCCTTTTAAAAATATATACAGCGAAGTAAAGAAAATAGCTGATCAAGTTTTAAAAGAAACCTAA
- a CDS encoding DUF362 domain-containing protein has product MSVKLKRLFGSFVRLCSFIVLIFRPYADNEIQASSEPLPGEHKNIPAPFYPPKNSKIISLPQQKQVVTTEVSIIKGYNLYSITREAIDAIGGMKSIVKKGNKVFIKPNYVSGGLNGHDPVTTGEIAHPEVVASVAEECLKAGAKEVIIGEWVERPYKINFGGEEGKDGAQVKHLIDLLNKKYGHKIYLINLMDHTTNFKYFPSRTKLGFLAIPDIVAEADVIISIPSLKTHHKPCPVSLGMKNFMGIMPSIFYGEPRYKLHEAGVHQVIVDINQALKPSLVVIDGSFGMEKGGASVFLGGKPVDVSKRIGGFLVIAGRDPVATDATATRLITKDWGPRPEDSNLGTPWYVHHLRMASEQGLGVLDASRIIIKGESLKSVEMNWQASDDGVYPEIKKDENPKDNN; this is encoded by the coding sequence ATGTCGGTGAAACTTAAGCGTCTATTTGGATCATTTGTGAGATTGTGTTCATTTATTGTGCTTATCTTTAGGCCTTACGCCGATAACGAGATTCAGGCATCTAGTGAGCCTTTGCCCGGTGAGCATAAAAATATACCGGCACCTTTCTATCCGCCGAAAAATTCCAAAATTATATCTTTACCACAACAGAAACAAGTGGTTACGACTGAAGTTTCGATAATAAAAGGTTATAATTTATATTCTATTACCAGAGAAGCTATCGATGCAATCGGTGGTATGAAAAGTATAGTAAAAAAGGGTAATAAAGTATTTATAAAGCCTAACTATGTAAGTGGCGGCCTTAATGGGCATGATCCAGTTACAACCGGAGAAATTGCTCATCCGGAAGTAGTTGCTTCGGTAGCGGAAGAATGCTTGAAGGCCGGAGCTAAAGAAGTAATAATTGGTGAGTGGGTCGAGCGTCCTTATAAAATAAACTTTGGTGGCGAGGAAGGAAAAGATGGTGCTCAAGTTAAGCATTTAATCGATTTATTAAATAAAAAATATGGACATAAGATTTATTTGATAAATTTAATGGACCATACTACTAATTTTAAATACTTTCCTTCAAGGACTAAATTAGGCTTTTTGGCAATTCCTGACATAGTAGCTGAAGCAGATGTAATTATCTCGATCCCTTCTCTGAAAACTCATCATAAACCATGCCCGGTAAGTTTAGGTATGAAGAATTTTATGGGTATTATGCCTTCTATTTTTTATGGCGAGCCGCGGTATAAATTGCATGAAGCTGGAGTTCATCAGGTAATAGTGGACATTAACCAAGCTTTAAAGCCATCTTTAGTTGTTATCGATGGAAGCTTTGGGATGGAAAAGGGTGGTGCCTCAGTGTTTTTAGGAGGCAAACCAGTAGATGTTAGCAAGCGTATAGGAGGGTTTTTGGTGATTGCCGGGAGAGATCCGGTGGCGACAGACGCAACTGCTACTCGGTTGATTACTAAAGATTGGGGGCCGAGACCTGAAGATTCCAATTTGGGTACTCCTTGGTATGTACATCATCTTCGGATGGCTAGCGAACAAGGATTGGGGGTTTTGGATGCTTCGCGAATAATTATTAAGGGTGAGAGCTTAAAAAGCGTTGAAATGAATTGGCAGGCTTCGGATGATGGAGTATATCCTGAAATTAAGAAAGATGAAAATCCTAAAGACAACAATTAA
- a CDS encoding glycosyltransferase family 39 protein, giving the protein MNLKAIPQNKVLIIFAILIVGLLLRVYKLDSKSLWYDEACALSFTEYNLSDVPSHRYIAKPVYFLILKPWVSLFGSSESAGRSLSVIFGLVSIFLIYKLAKILFGRSVGAWSAFILAISPYHIYHSQQLRNYSLFVLLGILSMFLFVKSLEKTKNSLYLVFHTLINGLLIYTHPYGIFIIIAQSIVLFAQRKRVKFKRRWVISQIIVLLCFISLVSVIVTNPKTNEIDYIQKPDLALVLETFEAFSYGGPRQAHGGLGFWIDSQRLVVPRITVFIFLIFCLMGLIPKKKFRKDSDLSSDPLGGIILILLWLVVPIICAYSFSKIFFPIYITRYLVASAPAFYIIVARGISQMPRLTRQTVIPVVIIFLSVFSLNILYNPQVKGDWRDGAIFLKERIKKEDAIVFVPLQQIVPFWYYYKYGQKHALKNIDRFGRLVNGKQYREFYDKANFITGIELDARQEDIENNFNNLAKNDEDIWLIVSPGWMSQKSLEFTQKYLDEFYVLKSKSSYSYNGVEILQYSVKN; this is encoded by the coding sequence ATGAATTTAAAAGCAATACCACAAAATAAAGTTTTAATAATTTTTGCTATTTTAATCGTTGGTTTATTACTGCGTGTATATAAGTTAGATAGTAAGAGTCTTTGGTATGATGAAGCCTGCGCTTTAAGCTTTACTGAGTATAATTTGAGTGATGTGCCGTCTCACCGTTATATAGCTAAACCGGTATATTTTTTAATTTTAAAACCATGGGTTAGTTTATTTGGATCCAGTGAATCTGCTGGTCGGTCTTTATCAGTTATTTTTGGGTTAGTTTCAATTTTTTTAATCTATAAACTAGCTAAAATACTTTTTGGCCGGTCAGTAGGAGCGTGGAGTGCTTTTATCTTGGCTATCTCGCCTTATCATATTTATCATTCCCAGCAGCTAAGAAATTACAGCTTATTTGTTTTGCTGGGTATTTTGTCGATGTTTTTATTTGTAAAAAGCCTGGAAAAAACCAAAAATAGTTTATATCTTGTTTTTCATACCTTGATCAATGGCCTTCTTATTTATACGCATCCTTACGGAATATTTATAATAATTGCTCAGAGTATAGTTTTATTTGCTCAAAGAAAGAGAGTAAAATTTAAAAGAAGATGGGTTATTTCCCAGATAATAGTTTTATTATGCTTTATTTCTTTGGTTTCGGTGATAGTCACAAACCCTAAGACTAATGAAATCGATTATATTCAGAAACCCGATCTTGCTTTGGTGCTTGAAACCTTTGAGGCTTTCAGCTACGGGGGGCCCAGGCAGGCGCATGGTGGTTTGGGGTTTTGGATTGATTCCCAGCGTTTAGTTGTGCCCAGAATTACTGTTTTTATATTTTTGATTTTCTGTTTAATGGGATTAATCCCTAAAAAGAAATTCAGGAAAGATTCTGACCTTTCTTCTGATCCCTTAGGCGGAATTATTTTGATTTTGCTCTGGCTGGTAGTGCCGATTATTTGTGCCTATAGTTTTTCAAAGATTTTTTTTCCGATTTATATAACTAGGTATCTCGTTGCTTCCGCCCCGGCTTTTTATATCATTGTTGCTAGGGGAATAAGTCAGATGCCAAGATTAACTCGTCAAACAGTTATTCCAGTAGTTATTATTTTTCTGTCAGTATTTTCTTTAAACATTCTATATAATCCGCAGGTAAAAGGCGACTGGCGAGATGGGGCTATTTTCTTAAAAGAACGGATAAAAAAAGAAGATGCTATTGTGTTTGTCCCTTTACAGCAAATTGTTCCTTTTTGGTATTACTATAAATACGGCCAAAAGCATGCCTTAAAGAACATAGATAGATTTGGCAGGCTGGTAAACGGAAAGCAGTATCGGGAGTTTTACGATAAGGCTAATTTTATTACGGGTATAGAATTAGATGCCCGGCAAGAGGATATAGAAAATAACTTTAATAATCTAGCTAAGAACGATGAAGATATCTGGCTTATTGTTTCTCCGGGGTGGATGTCGCAGAAATCCCTTGAGTTTACGCAGAAGTATCTTGATGAATTTTATGTTTTAAAGAGTAAAAGTTCTTATTCTTATAATGGTGTGGAAATTTTACAATATAGCGTTAAAAATTAA
- a CDS encoding glycosyltransferase, with translation MENNKGISVIVPCYNDQATLKLCLDAIVANQYPDCEIIVVDDNSKDSSLAIARSYDAQVISSGENLGAGWARTHGASFASKDILLFIDADIIIPGDFLRRISQKFSGGTSDVIMGVMDKEPCNRGFMASLLALEANFYHSCKDTAIDEVHTFSFAIRRSVFSASGGFSSTFRGAGGEEYEFGYKLTNKGCVLKVDPKLKVGHYFDSFFKRTVKLFRRSVNWFYVFAKQRRFGVKGTSLRVGLGKVFGSLFLITLAMSALKPQPFIYISLIVFIIELLLLSNFFYFIYKEKGTWFLLRAVFILQFWSLVVVVGVIVGFLQILFKSRKL, from the coding sequence ATGGAGAATAATAAAGGAATTTCGGTGATAGTGCCTTGTTATAACGATCAGGCGACGTTGAAGCTTTGCCTTGATGCAATCGTTGCTAACCAATATCCCGATTGTGAAATCATTGTGGTAGATGATAACTCTAAAGATTCATCATTAGCAATCGCACGCTCATATGATGCTCAGGTGATCTCATCGGGTGAGAATCTTGGCGCAGGCTGGGCAAGGACTCACGGTGCAAGTTTTGCCAGTAAGGACATATTGCTTTTTATCGATGCAGACATAATAATTCCCGGTGATTTTCTTAGGCGGATAAGCCAAAAGTTTAGCGGGGGAACCTCGGATGTAATTATGGGGGTTATGGATAAGGAACCTTGTAACCGAGGCTTTATGGCGTCTCTTTTAGCTTTAGAGGCAAATTTTTACCACTCCTGTAAAGATACTGCCATAGATGAGGTGCATACTTTTAGTTTTGCAATAAGAAGGAGCGTGTTCTCGGCCAGTGGCGGATTTAGTTCTACCTTTAGGGGTGCCGGCGGCGAGGAATACGAATTCGGATATAAACTGACTAATAAAGGTTGCGTTTTAAAAGTAGATCCAAAACTTAAGGTCGGGCATTATTTTGATAGTTTTTTTAAAAGAACTGTTAAATTATTCAGAAGGTCTGTTAATTGGTTTTATGTGTTTGCAAAACAAAGAAGGTTTGGTGTTAAGGGAACAAGTTTAAGGGTAGGGTTAGGTAAAGTATTCGGGTCACTTTTCTTAATAACCCTAGCAATGTCAGCATTAAAGCCGCAACCGTTTATATATATAAGTTTGATCGTTTTTATAATCGAGCTGTTGTTACTATCGAACTTTTTTTATTTTATTTATAAAGAGAAGGGTACTTGGTTTTTATTGAGAGCAGTGTTTATTTTACAGTTTTGGTCTTTAGTCGTAGTGGTTGGTGTAATTGTAGGATTTTTACAGATTTTATTTAAGAGTAGGAAATTATGA
- a CDS encoding radical SAM protein, producing MIGKYFKALKFLFYNYPTYLILFTTARCNARCRHCFYLDSIDKSNVDSELTLDEYEKISKSLKHVKALIITGGEPTLRDDIPEICRIFYKNNGVQYIAVHTNGFFTDKIGDISKTILNSLQDAYLDVKISIDNIGEKHDYIRSVDGIFSKAKKTIGLIDRMREDYPNLGLGVATVFSSYNSKDIPEVLNFVNEFEVDSFDLNYMRGNVGIEACEDISLEMFEKAINYVNLNKRPSLRSSLPLSSFVWPVKSLVSKYLIGALRNRKMPISCSVAKKKMVVISEDGELRPCEILSQSYGNLRNVKYDIFKLINSSKAKEIQRQIAKGDCYCSWECAIVNSIVHNFSTYPSILKEWLAQRKTFINFVKEETKFK from the coding sequence ATGATTGGAAAGTATTTTAAAGCCTTAAAATTTTTATTTTACAATTACCCTACCTATTTAATACTTTTTACTACTGCAAGATGCAATGCTAGATGTCGACACTGTTTTTACCTTGATTCTATAGATAAGTCTAATGTTGATAGCGAACTTACTTTGGATGAGTATGAAAAAATATCTAAATCTTTGAAACATGTAAAAGCACTGATTATAACCGGAGGAGAACCTACTCTTAGGGATGATATACCTGAGATTTGCCGTATTTTTTATAAAAATAATGGAGTTCAGTACATAGCAGTACATACTAACGGTTTTTTTACCGATAAGATAGGGGACATTTCTAAAACGATATTGAATAGCTTACAAGATGCCTATCTGGATGTTAAAATATCCATAGATAATATAGGCGAAAAACATGATTATATACGTAGCGTAGACGGTATATTTAGTAAAGCGAAAAAGACGATTGGGCTGATAGATAGGATGAGAGAAGATTATCCAAATCTGGGGTTAGGCGTAGCTACTGTTTTTTCTAGTTATAATTCAAAAGATATACCTGAAGTATTGAATTTTGTAAATGAATTTGAAGTTGATTCTTTTGATTTAAATTATATGCGCGGCAATGTGGGAATCGAAGCATGCGAAGATATATCGTTAGAGATGTTTGAAAAAGCAATAAATTATGTAAATTTAAATAAAAGGCCTTCATTGAGGAGCAGCTTGCCGTTGTCGTCTTTTGTCTGGCCAGTGAAAAGCTTGGTATCAAAATATCTCATAGGGGCTTTGCGGAATCGAAAGATGCCTATATCTTGCAGTGTTGCTAAAAAGAAGATGGTTGTTATTTCTGAAGATGGTGAACTGCGGCCTTGTGAGATTTTATCCCAGAGCTACGGTAATTTAAGGAACGTTAAGTATGATATATTTAAACTTATCAATTCATCAAAAGCCAAAGAAATTCAGAGGCAGATAGCCAAGGGCGATTGTTATTGTTCTTGGGAGTGCGCTATAGTTAACAGCATAGTACACAATTTTAGTACTTACCCTTCAATTTTGAAAGAATGGCTGGCTCAAAGAAAAACTTTTATCAACTTTGTAAAAGAAGAGACGAAATTTAAATAA
- a CDS encoding B12-binding domain-containing radical SAM protein: MKIALIHPLYRHKIFSENLRVVDEEFCQAPPIILAYVASILRQAGHKVILIDAYTLRLSKKKVLGILRNFKPDFLGFRLESYHFHNTLDWIKTLKSELGIPIIVGGINLKLYLKESLFYQEIDYGILDDALESLPKLLRALAESRDLRTIEGLAYRHKGKLMINPPSDKAIGFDNFPFPARDLLPNDKYVSFLSKRKNFTIMVTSRGCPYNCYFCAISNSQVYEERSAQNVVDEIEECYHKYNIREIDFFDATFFFNKKRFFEISKEMKKRNIKIEWSCRSRVDVVDEDIIKEAKSIGCRQILFGIESADQQVLQGIQKKISIEKVKDSIKLCRKYNILTMGFFMIGNPGETRDSINRSIKFAKDLGLDFVQFCRAIAKPNSGLNEILKSKTGKDYWSDYMLGKEKERRMLTPWVDLSQEEIEYYTVKAYRSFYFRPVHILKITLKVKSFSEFVKYLRVGLRMLFGNKKEYDLKR; this comes from the coding sequence ATGAAAATAGCCTTAATACATCCATTGTATCGACATAAAATATTTTCCGAGAATTTACGGGTTGTTGATGAAGAGTTTTGTCAGGCACCGCCGATAATTTTGGCTTATGTTGCGTCTATTTTACGCCAAGCTGGTCACAAAGTAATTTTAATAGATGCTTACACCCTTAGGCTTTCAAAAAAGAAGGTTTTGGGTATTTTGCGTAATTTCAAGCCAGATTTTCTTGGGTTTCGGTTGGAATCTTACCATTTTCATAACACTCTTGACTGGATAAAAACTTTAAAGTCGGAGTTGGGTATTCCAATCATAGTTGGCGGAATCAATCTAAAATTATATCTTAAAGAGTCACTTTTTTATCAGGAGATAGATTACGGCATCTTGGATGATGCCCTGGAGAGTTTGCCTAAGCTTCTTCGGGCTTTGGCCGAAAGCAGAGACCTTAGAACTATAGAAGGTCTTGCCTATCGGCATAAGGGAAAACTGATGATTAACCCGCCTTCCGATAAAGCCATCGGCTTTGACAATTTTCCTTTTCCGGCCCGGGATTTACTTCCTAACGATAAATATGTTTCTTTTCTTTCAAAGAGAAAGAATTTTACGATTATGGTTACTAGCCGGGGTTGTCCGTATAATTGTTATTTTTGCGCGATTTCTAACAGCCAGGTTTATGAGGAAAGGTCAGCCCAAAACGTCGTTGACGAAATCGAAGAGTGCTACCATAAATATAATATTCGTGAGATAGACTTTTTTGACGCCACATTCTTTTTTAATAAGAAAAGATTTTTCGAGATAAGCAAAGAAATGAAGAAACGAAATATTAAAATTGAGTGGTCTTGTAGATCTAGGGTAGACGTAGTCGATGAGGATATAATTAAAGAGGCTAAATCTATAGGATGTAGACAGATATTGTTTGGGATAGAGTCGGCAGACCAACAAGTGCTACAAGGAATCCAAAAAAAAATAAGCATTGAAAAAGTTAAGGACAGCATTAAGCTTTGCAGGAAATACAATATTTTAACTATGGGTTTTTTCATGATCGGAAACCCCGGAGAAACCAGGGATAGCATAAATAGATCAATTAAATTCGCAAAAGATCTAGGCTTGGATTTTGTGCAGTTTTGCAGGGCAATTGCTAAACCTAATTCAGGATTAAACGAGATACTGAAAAGTAAGACTGGTAAGGATTATTGGAGCGACTATATGCTTGGTAAGGAAAAGGAACGAAGGATGTTAACTCCTTGGGTTGACCTATCCCAAGAGGAGATAGAATATTATACAGTTAAAGCCTACCGTAGTTTTTACTTTCGACCTGTGCATATTCTCAAGATTACCTTAAAAGTAAAATCTTTTTCTGAATTTGTTAAGTATCTCCGGGTTGGATTACGGATGCTTTTTGGAAATAAAAAAGAATATGACCTTAAAAGATAA